DNA from Neovison vison isolate M4711 chromosome 12, ASM_NN_V1, whole genome shotgun sequence:
TTATTTACCACAGCATACACTACAAAACCAAAGTTTCAGCAGCTTCAAATGCCTACAATACAAGGTCCTTCATAATCTCccctgctggttttttttttttttttttaaagattttatttatttatcagagagagagagagggggagagagcaagcacaggcagacagaatggcaggcagaggcagagggagaagcacgctccctgctgagcaaggagcccgatgtgggactcgatcccaggacgctgggatcatgacctgagccgaaggcagctgcttaaccaactgagccacccaggcgtccctcccctgCTGGTTTTTAAGTTGCTCTCTCAAGTTACTCTTCTGTCCTAAATGCGCTAGAGTCTATCCTTTCATCTTTTAAGATTCAGCCCAAATGGTTCTTCCTCCCAACTTTTCCATACAGAAGAGACCTCTCTCTCCTGTGTGTCTACTTTGTGCTGTAAATACACTTCCATCATGATATCTACAGATCATGTTATATGTCATActtaaaacattatttgaaatgtctgtctccctcccttagCCTTAGATTCCCTGAGGACATGAAGTATTTCTTACTCATCTCTGAATTTTCAGAGTCTAGTTACAGAATCCGAACTTACATGGGGTTGGGCTTGGACAAGAGTGTTTTGAAAGTGCTCATCGGTGATTCTAACTCAATCTCCTGTTAATAACTGATCTAAATTATAAACTCCTTGAGATCAGGAATCATTGTGACCAGCACAATGTGAATGATCAAGAAATGGTTTTTAAACTGGAATGGAAGCAGACAAGTCCTGAAATTGAGGGAGGAAGTGTTGGAACTGGAGATTTGGAGGCATCAGAATACAAGGTGTGTGAAACCGTGGCAATAAATAAGCTTACACAAGAGGGTCCAAAGTGAGAGGAGTTAGGAAGCCAATGGAGACTTGTCACCCAGTAACTGCAGAGGACTCATTTACATGTGTTTTTCCATCTAGACTGTGAGTTCCTTAAGGTCAGGAACTCTATCCTATTAATCTCTGTCTACCTGTCGCTGAGCACAGTGCACAGCTTAGAACTTTTTACTAGGCTGTATCAGTGACACTAACAGAAGGAGGTACAATACTTCCAGAACACAAAGGAAGAAGTGACTACTTTGGCCAGGGCAGGGGGGGGCCAGAAATAGAGGTTTTCAGAGGGACAAATGAGCTGAGTCCAGAAAGAGAAGTTCATTTGGCAAAGAAGTAGTTCAAGTGGAGCGAACAGCAGGAGCGTAAGGCATGAAGGACCACAAGGCAGATACACCCCTTCCATGTAGCTGGGATTTGAGTGCATGACACAGGAAAAATGTGGGCACTTCAGAAAATTAGTCTGAGAGGATCAGACTGTGAAGGGCCACGGACGCCACCAAAGGATTTAAACCTGACTGTGGGGGGCTAGAGGGGAGTTTTAAATTTAATCTGAAATGACCAGATTGATTTTGTAAAAAGGCAACTAGTGGCAGCACGAAGGGCAGAGTAAAGAACCAAGACTCGAAGGAAGGAGCTTCATTAGTAGATGACAGTCCAGCTCACAAACCCAAGCAAGAGCTGTATCCTCCTTATGCCTCTCACCCGAGAGAAAGGAGCTAAAGAAACGAGAAATCCATTCTATAAACACCCAAGATTTAAGTCAAGCGAATTCCGATTTCTGCCTCCTGCTTGGCGGGCTGCATTTGTTTCTTCGGGTCTGAAGAGGATGGATAGTTCCAAAGTGGAAATGCCCGGGAACCTTCTGTTCTACCTGAGGGGTTCCACGCCATCCAACCCATCACAGTCGCACCACTGCACGAGGACCGGGGGTACAGCTGAGCGCGGGGTGAACGCCGCGGCACCTACGGGAACTCGGGGTGGAATTGCGCGTGCGCGCCTATCGCGcaagccccgccccctgccttgAAAGCCGGTGGCGGGAAACCAGACGCAGCACTTCTCGAGGGTGCCCCCACGGCTCGGAAAGGACGTTGTCCGCTAGAGCCCTGTCTCCCACACACTCACCGTTCCCGGCCGGTCCTCAGGATCCCTGCGGAGCCAGCGGCCCTCAGGCGCCCGGCCGCAGCCTTTCCCGCCACCCGACCCGGCGGGACCAGTCCCCGCCTGCGCTGGGAGTTGGGCGGGCGAGCCGGGCTGGTCCATGTAACCCCAACCGagccgcggggggggggggagggatggtggtggtggtgatgaaatgaagtaaggaaaagggaatcGAGTACAAGTACTGTTTGATCTGAGCTGATACCCTATGGTGAGCTAAGAACCACACCGCTATAAATTTTCTGCTAAGATAATAGGGATCAAAGCCCGATTAGAGGTAAATTTGCAAACATCCACCCCCCGCCTAGTCAAGTGGATTATTCCAAAGTCTCAATGGTTAGTTAGAAAAATTAGGCTTTATTTGGGAGGAAGTGGAGAGTTGAGCTACGGGCTAGAGTGATCTTCCAAGCTAGAGATATAGTTTAAAGTTTGCGAAGCGAGCGGGCTCCTAAAAGGAAGAGAAcaacaataaatattcattggtaAGTTGAGGATCTCCTCTGGACTCTGCTGAGATGAGTGTATTTTGCTGATGACAAAAGAAGATAGGGCTCAGACGAATAATAATCTGAATCATTAAGCATTTGAATAGAAGGAGTCAGTTTCTGGGATATGAAGAGAGTTTTAAGAGATTTGCTGAAAGGACACACgagagaaaagtgaaaagacgcacacaaaaaaggaaaataaagaagactaTAAAACTAGGGGTAAAAGCAGAAAGATACCATTTGAAGAGTGTTTCTGATCCGGTCTAACGAAATTAAAACTCAGGATCAAAGCCTCTCCCTCCTAGggccccccacccctacctctgCATTTGCTCTGGGCATCAGATTTCCTGTTTTGACCTTAGGGAGCTCTCCTTTGGCTTAAATACCAGTTGCCTGGTGGCGCCTCTGGGTATGTCTGGTAGAACTGCTAAACTATTTAAATTTTCTAGGTTCTAGGCTCACCCTACCCCTTGTTTAGATTGGGAGCTCACTGGCCCAGGGCCTGCCAAAGAGATCCGTCATACCAGAATGAACACAAAACCCAGCTGGTGGATGTAGACAAGTTTATGTGGCTTTACCCAACAGTTCAAATTCCACCGGCCACTTTTCTCAGAGCTACTTCCCCACCAAAGTCCCTGGGGCAAGCATCCCCAAGTTGGCTACACTCTTCCATTAACTTCTCCCAATTTTTTTGGTACAATTGCAACCTGATATGAGGCTCatgcctcattttctctctccctgccctcagccccttctcccaacccttgGAATGCCATGTCTCCATCTATCTCCTGTGAGGAGTACcccctgcttccctgctcccGCATAAACCTAGAGCCATAATAAACTTGACTGGCAGCAGGGTGAAGGCCAGAAGCTGAAAGGTCTTGGTTCCCTGTGCTCACCACAGTGGGTTGGGAGGTTAAGGTATAGGGTGAtaccttttttcccttccctacctctCCTGCTGTGCCCCAAAACTCAGACACAGCCACATTCACTCACATTCATACCATTCATACGCACAATCATACACACAGCGGCGAAGAGaggtgggatggggaggaagggaagtttGCACAAACCAGCTCATGAATGCAACTTGAAAGATTTCAcacagcaaaagggaaaaaaaaaaacacacataaattaaaaaataaagaagtatatGTCCCTCCCCCAGTCGTCCAGGGGTTGGCTCAGCCCCTCTGAGTAAACCCAGAAGCTTCCTACTCCCTCTAGCCAACTGGAGTTTTCACAGGGCCTGGGTCTTCAGTTCAACAGGTTCCCCAGTGCCCTCTGGTTGTCCATTGGAGTCACTGGGCCTGGCGCCCTTGAGAATAGACAGTCTCTCAGAAACACTCTTGAGCCGGGGAAAGAGGAGAAAGTCGTAGAGGAGACTGCCTAGTCCCCCTCCAATGATTGGGCCCACCCAGTATACCtgtaggaaaagggaaaagaaaacaaacatctgTACTTGGCACATACAACTGGGCACTATTTAAGCAGAAaccagtgtttgtttttaaattctaaattgcTTTACTGCTTGTACCTCAAAACTTACCATTTCTTTTCTGACTCACCAAATTAGTCTTTTATCCcacatatatattctattttttgttaCCAGTTTTCACTAgtttatagattgctttggggaaaaaaagggtttgattgtggtaaaacacatgacataaaatttaccaccttaacCAATGCTAAGTGTACAGTACAGATGTATGTTAAGTATATCATACTGTTGCACAACAAAACTCCAGAACTCCTTCTTCTGATCAATCTGAatctctgtacccattaaacaacagcTCCCCATTGCCCTTTCTCCTGAACCCCCATCAAGTACCCTTGTACTTTGTTTCAGTGAATTCGACTACTCTAGGCACTTCACATAAGTGGAGTTATACAGTATTTGCCACTTGGTGACGGTGTATTTCAtatagcataatgtcctcaaggtccatcccaTGTTGTAGCCTTTGACAGGACTTCCTTCTTTGtaaggctgaatactattctGGTGCATGTGGAGACTaccttttgtttatccactcacttGTGAGGGACAcgtgggttgcttccaccttttggcttctgtgaataatgctgccctGAAAATGGGGATacagctttgaaaaaaattttttaattatttctgtatgCTTGGCTGGCATATGACTAAATAACATAGACATAGCCCATTTTTATTGAGGTCTTAGTCCAGACCAGGTTCTGTGCTAAATATTTCACACATACAATGTTCACACTTACTTCTCCTCACCCCCATTATATGGTAAGGAAACTGGGACAAAGAACGACAGAGTCATTTGCCATGGTCACACACCGGGCCAATAATGTGCTAGAACTGGGCTGAGGTGTAGGCCCATCTGTACACATACATATCCTGAGCCCTGAGAGGAGCAGGTTTTGACTTCCTGTTCAGTTGTCTATCCTCATAGTGTTAGTTTTAGAATCCTGTGGATACTTAGTAAAAAATCCCTGACCAACCAACCAGTGAAGGAACAACATGAGCAAGAGCTTCTCTTTCTAGCAAATTAATGAATTGTGCTCACAGAGGCATGCCAGATTCTGTGACAGCCCCTTTAGCTGAGTGCTAGTAAAGCAGTTAACATATCCAGATGGAAAGCAGGAACCAAACATGGAGCCTGCAACCCACACCCATACAGGAGGGCTTTGGGATCTTGGCCCTCTCCCCTCACTCACCCAGTGGTTGGTGAAGTTTCTGGTGAGAATGGCAGGAGCAAAGGAGCGGGCAGGGTTCATGCCTGCACCAGTATAATAGATCTGCAAAAGACACAGTCATAACTGAGATACTTTCCACTACTTCACCCCAGCTTCTCTCCCCACAACCCACATGACCCCAAGGGCTGGCACCTTGCCCCCAGCCAGCAGCAAGAAGGGAAGGATGAACTGAGGGTGGGTGTTCCATAATGGAGTAAAGGCACTATGGATCCCTAAACAAAGCTCACATCTACCGCTGAAGCATACACTTCCACCTTGGGGTCAAGAAGGACCAGATATAGAGATCACAAAAGAGAGGACTAGAACAGGGTCAACTCCTCTGTGCCGACCAAAACAGAGTGAGGAGGACTATGTTCATGTTTGACCATGAGCTGGgcagaaaaaaactttaaaaagttgggaaagagggcgcctgcgtggctcagtgggttaagccgctgccttcggctcaggtcatgatctcagggtcctgggatcgagtcctgcatcgggctctctgctcagcagggagcctgcttcctcctctctctctccgcctgcctctctgcctacttgtaatctctctctgtcaaataaataaataaaaatctaaaaaaaaaaaaaaaagttgggaaagGTCTAAGGGCCATAGAGTCCTTAAACAAGaagcttctctcctctcctgcttaCCCCAAAGAGGTGTcccagggtgagggagaagccaACAGCCAGGGCTACAGATCCCAGGCGGCCATTGCGCCTCTCGTCGTATGTAGCAAAGATGCAGAGCACAAACTGGAGCGTCAGGAAGATCTCCACCGTGGTGGCCTGGCCCACACTCACCCCAGGGTGCAActgggcagaagaagaagaaaggaggcaaCTCATTAGGGTTGTCCCAATGTTACTTCCTCAGGGCTTCCCACACGGTAAGCCCTGTATGGCATCATTTCCCTGGAGAGGGAGGATGATACAACCCCCTTCATAGTAATTGTATTTGCTTCTTATTTCTCCCAATAATACTCCTACATGGTAGAAAGAATTGTACCCACTCaggcagatgaggaagctgaggccccgTCAGGTAAAATAATTCTCCTCAAGAACCTGCAAGGAGTTGGAAGGAAAGCTGAAACCAGAACTTGGGTCTCTTGACAGTCCAGGCCTTTATGCCTTCCTTACTCCTCCAAACTACACTTGACACACATGAGTGTGCACGTAAGCAtacactcccccccaccccccatccccacaaCGTCCCAGACCCCTGAGGAACTGATCGGCCTCTGCCAGGAAGGGAGTC
Protein-coding regions in this window:
- the LOC122891520 gene encoding lens fiber major intrinsic protein yields the protein MWELRSASFWRAIFAEFFATLFYVFFGLGASLRWTPGPLHVLQVALAFGLALATLVQAVGHISGAHVNPAVTFAFLVGSQMSLLRAFCYMAAQLLGAVAGAAVLYSVTPPAVRGNLALNTLHPGVSVGQATTVEIFLTLQFVLCIFATYDERRNGRLGSVALAVGFSLTLGHLFGIYYTGAGMNPARSFAPAILTRNFTNHWVYWVGPIIGGGLGSLLYDFLLFPRLKSVSERLSILKGARPSDSNGQPEGTGEPVELKTQAL